A DNA window from Pithys albifrons albifrons isolate INPA30051 chromosome 7, PitAlb_v1, whole genome shotgun sequence contains the following coding sequences:
- the EIF1B gene encoding eukaryotic translation initiation factor 1b — protein sequence MSSIQNLQSFDPFADATKGDDLLPAGTEDYIHIRIQQRNGRKTLTTVQGIADDYDKKKLVKAFKKKFACNGTVIEHPEYGEVIQLQGDQRKNICQFLLEIGIVKEEQLKVHGF from the exons ATGTCCTCGATCCAGAACCTCCAATCTTTCG ACCCCTTTGCTGATGCAACAAAGGGCGACGACTTACTCCCGGCAGGGACTGAGGATTACATTCATATAAGGATCCAGCAACGGAACGGAAGAAAGACACTAACAACTGTCCAGGGAATTGCAGATGATTATGACAAGAAGAAACTTGTGAAAGCTTTCAAAAAG AAATTTGCCTGTAATGGTACTGTGATTGAACATCCTGAATACGGTGAAGTTATCCAGTTGCAGGGTGACCAAAGGAAGAACATTTGCCAATTCCTCTTGGAG ATTGGCATTGTCAAGGAAGAACAACTGAAAGTCCATGGTTTCTAA